GTGAGGAGACAGCTGATCGCCCTCTAGCAAACTCCATGATTACCTTAGATGTGATGCTTGACATGGAAATATTGATAAAATTTGCACCAGATTCAGTGGCAACAGCTTTCGCAAGCATCGTCTTCCCTGTGCCTGGGGGGCCAAATAAAAGAATACCCTTGCAAGGCTGCAGAAAGGAATTCTATCAGCATAAGGATTAATCTGAGACGTGTAATTTGTATATTCAAGCAAAGAACTAAATGAGCCAGACCAAACACCAAGCACCTTTCCCATGCTCAGCTTAATAAGTTTATCTGGTTGCTTGGTTAGATAAAGACTCATCTACAAGCTAGAACAAGTGACCCCATGAACTAAAATGAGCCAAGCCATTAATAGATCAGTTAGTTTCCATCAGAACGATTGGACCCAAAAAATGGATACAAAGACACAGAAAGAGTATTTGGGAAGGACTTGAATGTAAGAAACCAACTGTGCTTGTCATCCACTTGCTCACTTCCACGGGGTATCCCAGCTACATAACCATGTGCCAAGGATATTTAGCAGTACCCAGTTTAAACTTCTTCTGGATTTTGACAGGTCATAATCATAACTAACACTTAGCAGACCAATAAGCCTGATTCCACCTCTCATCAAGTTTTTGTGTGAAGATCTACATGGGTGACCAACAAGGTAGCTATAAGTTGTTAGGTCATTTGACAGCTGGCATCATAGCTTTCTCCCTGACACCTCTGTCTCAGCGACACAAAAAAGTTGAAATATCTGTTGTCCACCACTTCTACACTGACATCAATATCCCATGAATACTTCTTATGGCtgtgccttttttttcatttgacaaaaaaaggaGGCTGTACCTTTTCTACAAAattagagaaaaggaaaagacaaggGTTGAAGTACTACCCCTCCTGCATTCCTTATGGGTTAGATAATAaacagaagaaggaagaaaagcatAACACTCATTTTTTCACAATCCTGCCAGTACTACTTTTTGAATCTTTGCCGTGTCTGATGCCTAGgttgtcaaaattggaaatcAGAGGTAGATTGGTCAAGGCCTAAAAGCAACTAGCCAAACTAGTTAGAATTAGTtggttctatatatatatatatatatagagagagagagacacacacacacacacccaatctctctccccccccccccctctctgtTTTACCTTTTACAAcagatttttaaatttctaaaatttatcttacgtaaaaaaggaaaggaaaataatgATAAACATACAAAGACAAAAGGGACCAAATCAGCGATTAGTCAATCAATGACTGGTTGAATGACAACTCAGAAATCTACCAAATTCTGGATAACTCAAGGACCAAATCACCATCGATTAGTTGGCCTAGCTAGCTGACTAGTCTCCACAGTGGTCCTTGCTGACTTTGACGTGAAGGACTAGTCAGCTGACCAGCAACAAGCCTGACTAGCTGATCAGTCAGGCCGACTAGTCCCTATTTAGACAACCAGGCTCATACATAGTGTCCAACACTGTCACCTGTATCGACATCGGTGCAACATAacctaatgaaaaaaaaaaagcccatcAAGCTATGGGAGTCTGGGGAGAAATTGGCAGTTCATATGTGCCGAAGGGTGCAGCCAACCTGGTTAGTTCAATGACTGGTAGGTCGCTAGCTATGTCACATACGTACGGGTATGGgggtacgggtactggtacGGCGTTTTCGTAAATCTTGGTACGGAGGTACGGtgaatattaaatatttttaattcaaaaaatttaaaaaaaacaacccCATGAGTTTATGAGCCAAAATTAATTAGTCTCACCAACCCCATGagttaaaaaaattgcaaattacAGCCAAAATTGCAAGTTTATGAGCTCAAATTAATTAGTCTCACCAACCCCATGAGTTTGAGCGTACCCCAATCAGCAAGATGCATACATTCAAATAATTTCCAATTCACAATCTCTACTCGACTGCATGCCCTTACCTTTTGACATGGTAAATAAGTtaaaatgttgtaaaaagcgtatcgtgagccgtatcggtctggctttaagatacgctgtatcgtaaagtatcgtaaccgtatcgtatttttaaaaaaaaaaaaatcagaaataatataagaaataataaaaaatcaataaaaaattatcGTATTGTAaccgtatcgtacgtatcgtaaccgtatagTAGccgtatcgtaactgtatcgtacGATGCGGTGCCTGTATCGTAACTGTACGATACAGGTTGTGTATCGTATCGCATTTTTGAAACGCGACGATACGGTTCGTATGATACAGCCCCGTaccgtacgatacgtacaacagtGAGTTAAATCACAAGATGTGATGCCACCAAATaaatagagagaaaaacagacaccaaaaagaaactaaaatagGTAACTTGAGAATGCTTGATCCTAGAGTTCATTATACATCACAATAGATTAATAGAGCTTTCCTCAAATTTTGGTTGCCTTAATTTCTACTTTCAAAAGCCAAAGACAGAATCACTATTTCTATTTATGCAAAAATAGGAGAAGGGAAAGCGAACAGTGCATTTGTCTGCAAAATGCAATCCGATGAAAGGTTTTTAACCTGTGAAATATTTATCTGCAAAATGCAATCCCATGAAATATTTATCGCCGGCCGTCGCCAATCGCCAGCCCCTGCCCAAGCTCCCGTCGACAGCTGCCCAAACTATCAAACCCCCAACTGCAGAAGCAacactaaaaagtaaaaactgcCTAATAAAGAAACCGTCTGTCGCCAGCCGCCGTCCACCGCCGCTGCCCAAAGTCGCTAGCGAACCCAAGCACCCACCGCCAAAGGAACAAACAAAATCGAGACGAAGAAGGAAGGCGtcggcattttttttttcttttcttttacattgtGATATGGTTTGGgtcgaaaccaaatccaaacgtACCACCACGTACCGGCGTATCGATATTCTAGCCAAATCGGCGTACCATGGTGACATAGGCCGCTAGTCCCTGGTTTGAATCCCAGGAACACTGACCCTTTGCAAAGAATGGCCTCAGGGTTTTATGCCCGTGGTGAGCGACAAAGTCTCTCAGCCTGGGTAGCTTTTGCAAGTAAAATTTGAACTTGCAATGTCAAGAAAGATATCATCATATGTAATCAAAGTTGCTTGTCGATGCCTACTACCTAGTAACAGACCTCCTAAAAAGGCTAGTATGGACCAGTTGGGATGATCAGTTGAAGTTGTTCCCTAGAATGCAAATgaacaaaagaagacaaaaacacaaaaattaaatTACCAAAACTATTAGGAGACATATTACCAAAACTATTAGGAGACACATCATGGCACTATGAGTCAAGTAAAGGACATAATTATACTCCAAATAACATTGTACAAAAACTACTATCAGATATGCACATAACTAAGTGCTTAAAAGTGAACTGGATACATAACTGCTGATGCGGGGAAGTGTAAAAACCCATAGTaaagatatttaaaaataataataaatggtAACATGAatcaaatatgtatatatatatatatataatcacagtACAACAAAACATGCATGGGTTCAGTATTTgaataatgaacataaaaaaaacatccaacaggaaaaaacacaataaactaatgcagagccaaaaaataaacaagaaaaggaaaacaaaacttGACCGACTAGTGGGCCTAAGCATTGACTAGTCAATTTTTCAGGGCCACTTTGACTAGAGGAATTCTACTAAGTTGATTGGTCACGAATCAAAGTGTACAGTTGAAACTAACTAAAATCAACACGGAAGATTCTGTTAGTGCAATATCTTGGCAAAAGCATGGGACAAGTGTACAAATGATACACAAACCTTTGTCAGTTGCCCCTTGCGAAAAAGTTCCGGCCTTTGCAAAGGAAGCATCACCAACTCTTTCAGCGTATCTTTGACATTTTCGAGAGCTCCAATATCATCAAATGAGACTCCAATGTCATTTGGTGGTATAACGTCAGCTAAAAGTCTCTTCTCAAATTCATTCTCCGTGACAACATCCTATTTTTGCTCACCAAACATGTTAAATAGGTAAGAGAAAGAATAGCAATGTTACAGCATACACCACTTGAAGATATAAGGTTTAAAACTAACCTTAAGGGACTTCTTTAAGCTTTTTGTTTCAGTTTGAATATTCTGCAAGATTTCAAGCCCATACAAAATACTGCAAGAAAGGCCTTTGAAGATGTTAATATCTTGGTCTCAAAAAGCAAGTTCACATAAGATGAGAATTAACTGAGTTTAAATGTGAACCTCTCGCTTGATATAGTGATCTTCGTAACTTTTGCCTCAATATCAGGATTTTTCATTAGATGGTAACTGAGGGCCCATCCAACAATCTTCTCTGCACCTGCAAGGTCAATTAGTCAATCAGTTAGCATATCCCTGTAACATAACCGTCTTTTCACATAGAGTTGGTTGAAAAAAACATGACACTAAATAAGACCTATAAACCAGACAAAAAAAGTCAAAGCCACAGAAACAAATACATACTTTCACTGGTCAATGTCTGATCCTTGATGCATAATGCTTCCAAGTCATTGCATTCCAAATTGTTTCGTGTTAAGACCTGTCAATAGAAGACATGGCATCAAAATGCTGTCGCCTGTAAGTATTCACTTGTTCATTCAGTGCATCTGTCGCTTCACTTAAAATGACCTATCCACAGTTACTTATTTAGTTTGAATAAGGAGGTGAACAACCATTTATCACATTCTAAGTTTAATCTCTACGGTATAGTAGACCAGCCAGACTGTCccaattttctttgtcattgtCATTTAGAATGTGAACAATATGTTTCTCTCCTTTAATGTGCCTCTGTCTGCACCTCCTACAGCACATCCTATATGTCATATGTATGGATCAACTACAAAAGGACATGagcagaaataaaaaataaaacataatcaGATTTGTTTATGCTTACTGAACAGATATGGACAAGATTGCCCTTTGCTTTAAGGGTTTCAACATCTCGATCGAGCTGCTGTTTCCAATCCACAAGAAGAGCCTCATCCTGCAAAATACTCATCGACTCTTAAGATTTTCTTAACACATCTTCAACGGCATTCAGAAGAAGTAGACAAAATTAAGCACCTGTGGCAACTGTATGGtaattttatttggaaaaagCTTTGCCAGCAGTTTTATTGTCTTTGGAATTTCTTTGCCTCTATCATGCAACCTGCCAAAACTATCCtgcaaaaagtaaaaattggTCAAGAATTTGATCAACAAAGAAACCTCCACATGGACCAACAGATCAAGCAGTTCAATACATGTTTCAGGTAACCTGGTAATAATGCATAGCACAGGCATCCTAAGATAAGTTCCTTCCTTCTGTAACATAAGCAATTTAAAACAataaagatacatatatttaagAGTTTGTGTAAAGAACCTTATATCTATTGAAGAACTAATATGCAAACTGCCAACCAGACAACACTCATGAAATTTTCCAACCCACTATGGAACAGTTCTCATCCTAGTGTTTGATAGCTTGACTAAGCAACAAGGACAACAGATGAATCATCAGCAAGATTGACATATATTGCAAGCAATGAGAAGCTGGTTACTCGTAAAAGGTTACACCATTCCTCCTTGGAGTTCTATGACATCAAACCTTTTGGTCAGAACCATTGTCCTCTTTGAagtagaattttaaaaaatataggtGCTCTGTTCTGAAGAAGAACTCCCAACAAACTCAGTTAAATATGAAAGTGAACAGATGCTTGATTGGCATTTATTACGATTTGATATCAATCACCAAAAGACCATAACAATAACTTCAGTTGTATACTGGTCAAGCCATTTCAAAGTAGTTGACTGTCACAAAATCCTTATATCCCAAATTCATGTCATCATCTTAAACTAAGATAACAGTTTCgctttttcctttccatcaaGACTTTGAGGAAGAGCAACATAACAAATAGGTTAAGAGTATCAGGGGAAATGGTGAGTAGAAAGTCGACAAATCAGCAGGTTCTAAAATTGCAGTCATTCTGAGAAACATCCACAGTTGTCACGGTTCCAACAATTTCTGTAGCTTAAATATCTGAACAAGTTAAATTTCAGCAACCTATTACTCAGATCTGGTATATAAGGTAGCAAGCTCAATTGATTTGCTTTCCCTTTACACTTTTTCAAAGCAAATGCTAACCCTTGGTCTTCAAGTAACCAAGCTCAAACAGCCAAATCCAATCTCAGCTTAGATCATATACAACTCAAGAAGGTTATATGTAGCATTGCAATTTACCATTTCTAAGTTAATCAGTAGGACATAGAGGGGATCTTTCTTTTGGCTAACAAGATTCCACCAATTGAAGCATTATGAAGTATAGTGAAAGTAAGTTCATAATAGTTATCAAATGTTAATATTCTGGAATCTGGAGTGCCTACTGGCTACTAATCAAATGCCCAGGTGAAGGATAACCAAGACATGCACATAATGAACCATAATTTATCAATTACCAGTAATTCTTCAGAGAATTTTTACTTTGACAAAAACTCTGCAATCTATGCTTGTACCTTCAGGTCATTTGAGCTTTACCTGATACTCTCCTCTACAATCCAATGAAAGGAAATATTGACTTATTTACTTCCACAGTGTCATGCTTATGATGTTTGCAAATTCATCATTAGATTCAACTTTCAAGTCTTTATcacagaaaatttaaaaattttcctaCAACCTATTGCTGACAATTATGATCTCTGCAAGAAAAAGTACATCGACTATTGAAAAGAGAAGGATGGGCAAGAAATTCCCCATAATAGGCAACTAGGAATGCTCAAGGATTAAAGGATACAGGAACTCCAATTGAAtaagaaaaacacaagaaaatcCTAGCCAAACATTTATAACATATAtctaaattaaaattaattcaCTTCTTAAGGTTTTCTGTTACCCACCATCTTGTGTTGTTTGCTTCACGTAGTAACAAGTATACAAAACCTTATCTTTCTCATATATAAAACCATGATTCATTTAGCAAATATGATTCATTTAGCAGAAAAAGTAAGACACTGTACCATCCGTGAGATGAAACTTGTAAACTGAATCGAGAAAGTAAAAATAAAACCTATGACTAAATAGTGTGAGGATGACATATTCCATGAACGTAATGCACGGTGCATAAACTCATAGCACCGTACAGATAAAATTCATACAGGGCAAGTAGCATGTGCAATCAAAACAAGCATGAGACGGTATACATTTGACAATGTGGTTCTAtaagttacaagagaaaaaaaaaaaaaaaaaaaaaagacaaacagaCAGTAAAAGATAATAATTTTCACTATACTTGATCAGAAACCACAAGCAAGAAAACATTAGCATAGTGCACATAAAGAATTGACTGCGTACAGAAGAGACAGAAAAGTGCAACCAAACTAGAATGTCTTTACCGGGAAAGCAAAGTCCAGCAAAGCAGTTTGATTGTTCCCAAACTTGGTGAAAAGGAGGCCTCCAGGATGCGACTGCATTATAAGAAAGATCAAAAGCAAATAAACCAATGCCTGCAAAGAACAAGGACATTACACAGGTTGAGAAAGTAGTTGAGATGGAAAATACTACCTTTTCCTTTCGATTATCAAGCTGGGTATGAGAACCAACTACCACAACATTGTCAGGTAAGGTTTCAAGTTTGCTTTTGAAAGCTGCATAAGATTCTGTGTTGCCAGCAATGGACTTCTCAACATCTTTCATAAACAATATAAAAGGTCCTTTGTTGCTCTCACTAGCCACAACCTGGAAAATAGTAGGGTGGGAAAGGTTACTCAACACATCAGTGACAGAATATTTAAGCAAGTAATGGCTCTTTGTCTCCTCAAAAGTTATGTGAATCAAGCAGATCAATAACCTCAAATAATGTCTCAATTGCCAATCTTTCCATATCCTCACCAGCAGAAATCTCCAAACGGAGATCATTAACTATAAATAAGAtgaacacatgttagtgatgaCTGATGTCAGAGAACTTGTTGAAAACAACTTAGGCCCACAAAAATGATAATAACAAAATAGTCAGGTCATCACCATTGCAAAAGAATCCATGACCTTCTTCACATATTCCACCAAGGTTATTACCCTCTGAAATGGGCTTATCAAACCGCACACCGATTTTGGAGGAACTGTTTTCCTCGAATGGCAGTAGCACTTTACCTCGACAACCATAGGAAGGACCCCTGCAGATTGAATGAGAATGGATTTTGGCAGTTACAACCAAGAAGTTTTGAATATCATTCTCAGCAAACGTTTTCTAGGCAGTTCCTTGAAAGTGTGAATTTCCTCAAGTAAAACTTATAAGTTATAGagcatgaaagaaaaggaacacaaaACTATGAGACAGCATATTGTTGTAGCATTTATTCACAAAAGTTCAAAACCATAAACAAATAATGATCGAGTGTCGTTCTTAAATACAatagaaacaataaaaagaaaagtgtaTGCACAATGTAGGAGATACTTTTCTACAACATGGTagccaaaatatcatgatatatatatatatatatatatatatatatatatatatatatatatatatcttggatccttttttttcattttctcttttgcttttttaattttttcttttgagcttCTGCTGAGCTAGCCATTGCTAATGCTAGTCCCCAACAGCTAGATGCATACTGGTCAGAATTGGTTGGATCTAAACTCTGGAGCAACAAAGACCAGACAGATCAGCATATATCAAAAGGATAGTGTTTTGCTCCATATATATTTAATCTATCAAAAAATTGAGTAGTTTAATACACCAACACCAGACACCCATGCTACATAACTTAACCTATGCACTATGCAGACAAAATGGTAAGTTGGTTTCCCTTAGAAGAATCAGCCAGATAAATTGGTCCAAGTCAATCCATGTTGtctacaaaaagaaaatcactaaAGACTATAGAAACACAATAATTAAATTGTCAAAATGATAAAAGCCATATGCCATTAAAACATCAAGTGAAATGCACAGTCAGTCACTAGACATAACATTGCATGATGATGAACTAAATCATAAGTGAACAATGATAGTTAATATTACATATAGAAAAAGTTGCCCGTCtaacagaaaaggaaagaagtatCTTCAAGATGTCCATcacaagggaaagaaaaaagcagAACCCAGCAGAAcggaagaaaggaagaaaagaagaaaagtgtGAAGACGAGGATGAAGACAGGCTGCAGGCAGGAAGAACTGCAGCAGCATGCCATtaggagaaagaagggaaaaataagtaagaaaaatgaaagacagagaaggaaaaaggaagaacgAGAAAGAACATATCTGTCCactgcaagagagagagacagggagaaagaaagagtggtTAAGTGTTGTGATCCCCCACGATTAGGACTTCTTTCCTATTTGCTTACTGATTAGTCAATCAAGAAACTAGTCGCCAACTAGTTCAGCTAGATGATGATTAGCAGTTGACTTTGAGGCCAGACTGATTTTGGCCTAAAGACTAGTCAATCAACCAGACTACCACTTCTACTAATCTAGGACGATATAACAGTTCTATATTCTGGAATGAAAGTTCAACTCACATATGCAAAtgatcaaaaaattaaagttcACAGAGGAATAAAACAATGTTGACACCCACAAAATAAACTGAGAAAGCACAAAAAGCAAGCCAACTTTTAAAAGTAAGCAGAAAGAAAAGCCAAATAAAATGTTGGGAATTTCATGTAGGGGAAATGCCCTCTGAAATGGGTAACTGTTCCAGAACTTATCATAGTACCGGTCTACTTTCCATTAAAAGTTCAGTAGTCGATATTTCATCCTCTATTTCTTCTTATAGACCTTCACGCATGTACATGTTCAGCATCCATAATGTATCAAATtccaacacaaaaaaaattcacatgcaGTTGCATCCTCCATGAGAGCAAGTTGCTAGGTGGGATGATGTAGCACATGCATAAAAGCCTTAATTCTGATCCATTTTAGGAATACTACAACATTTCCTCAACTGATGCCTTCATGATCTCCTATGTATATCTTATCTCACGTGGATATGAATGTGGCTAATAGCTATTAGACATAGAAGTGTCACATATGATACAGAAATTATTTTAGATTAAGAGAAATAAACATGACACACAGACATCCATGAACACATTTTGCATTCTCGATTttcagagggagagagaggacaGGGTCAATGTGTCGCCCCCGCCCCCGCCGCATGGACCTGCATGAAGTTAGAGTTTTACGAATTTCAAAAACAGTCAAACAGCacgaacactttttttttttttggagctggAATATTAATCACTTGTTTTTATCTTCATTTGTGAAGATTACTCTTCATTTTTCACTAAATATTAGTTCTTCCATAGTTTATAAGAGTTGCAGCACAGATCATAACCACTTTTTTAGATATGTATGATAGATCTATATCAAGAAGACAGAAGTAGAATGactgaatgaagaaaaaacaggctttatttttcttttcattaaatttattttatggCATTTGACACCAAACATGGGGAACTATTTGAAGAACAAAGGTACCTTGATTGGGGTTGGAGAGTTGATGTGTATCCAGATGGTAGCAAACCAATAAATTTTACCTTGTCACCTGTACAGGAAAATTTCATCACATATTCACGAAGCCAAATCTTCAGTGTcaacatgaagatgcatttctTAAATAGCTAGGAGGTAATACCTGCTTTAAAATGACAGTTCTTAGATGACCCAACAGGTGGAGCTGCTGATTCCTGTTTTAATTGAGATTGAAAACCAGCAACAGTTGCTGCACTTGCTGAGCCAGTTGTGTCAGTATCGGAACCTGGTACAGCAGTTCCTTTTGTTGCATCAGAATGCCCAGACCGTTGCTTCACACAAGTACAGGATTTGTCTGCTCTGGGTCCTTCCTTTATACTGTCCATGTCTTTTGACGAAACACCCTACAGTACAGTAGAAATTTCATGTGCATACACTTCTGAACCCATGATACAAAAATGATCAGACAAAACAAGCAAACTTACACCCAGCACCGAGTTTGCATCAAATATGAGCAACCTGGCTCCAAAGTGATTAGCAAGGGCCTTTGACAACATCTCCTGATAAATATCAGATCCTAGACAGATGATAACAGATTCAAAAGATTGAAAACGCATGAAAGCTAAGGAAATAGCTACCATAGATTAGAATAGTTGGATTCATCAAAGCATACTTCACTAACCTGAAGGCCCAGAAAGCAAAATCCGTGGGCTTATGGTGGAAAGCTCTAAGGCATACTTTGAAAACTCCTTCCGCTTCAAATGGATAAATGTTGAAGCAACCAGAACATTTTTTGTGGCCTCACTAGCAAAACAAAAATGACCTTGTTATTATTCGCCATAAACAATGAGAAGCAAACGCCTCCAACATTTTACAGACAATGATTACACACATCTTAGCATTTAAGGCTCCAATTACAATGACATAAATCTATCCAGTCCAAAATCTTTCTGTTAATGAACTAGAAAGGCTAGCACAACATACGTATTTCTTAAATATGTGTTGCAGgacttctctttctctcacgatTGAAGAAAGAACAGCCTCGTGCACTACTAACAACCAATGGAAGAATATGtgcatctgtgtgtgtgtgtgtgtgtattaggGAGTTTGAAGGTAGGACCAGCCTAGTAAGACCTACCAGTAACCACCATTATGTAAGaagtcaaacaaaacaaaaacaatgaagcACACACTACTCTGAGGGATGAAGGTGTGCCACACATATTGGAAGATCAACATATCCACTCACGGAGATGTGGATGTTTAAAATGGTCTCCTTGTAAACAAGTTCCAGGAAATTATAAGAAGAATAAAAGCATATATGAGTATAGTGACATCGTAAGTGATTAATCCAGTGAACAGTCTTTAAGGGAGGAATATACAATAAAAACTGATATGTTATTGCTGCAAGAAATATGAAGTCTACCTCAAATAGTATGGGAAGTTGTCAAATGATACATCACTTTCTGTAGCATCAAGCACTCTAGCGAGCAATTGTTCCTTAAATGCTTGGAATCTGTTAGCAGAACCTGCACCTAACGGTGCCTGAGAAGCTAGTACGCCTCTTTCTTCAGCTACAAGATTAAATAAGCTTCTACTCAAATCCAGGTCACCAGCCACACCAGTTAACATCTTAAGGATGGGCCTTAATGAATCATTAATACCAGAAAATTTCACATTATCAGTTCTACTTCCTGTCTCTGGACCCATGTTCTCCAGATCAATGTGTGGTTCACTTTCAGATTCTGGTAACATTTCAGCTTTGTCATCAGGAGGTGGAACCAGAGAGTCAAATTCCTCATCAGAGGTTGACTTCCTTCCACAATCATCCACTACCAGGGGATATTTTGCAAATGGCGTACAAGTGGGTGGTGGTGAAGACCTTTTAGGTTCAAGCTGGGGTTCAGCACCATTTTTATGAACAGATGAATCAGATAGATCCTGTGCAAGGTTGGATAAAGACGCCAATATGGATGCACCTGCTACATCTGAAGGGTCCTTGGTCCTAGCTTCAAGTTGCAAACCTTTGTTATGACCTTCTCCCAAACCACCTGAAGGAGCTGAAGCTGCTGACGGGTTTTCGCTTGAAATTTGCTGGAAAATCTAAAATGGTGGAAAAGGAGTAGAGTCAAATGAAATCATTGCTTGAAGTGTTTGAAGATTCTACAGTAAAAAATGATAAccaaaaattataagaaaagtAAACACAAGCAAAACAAGGGGCAGAAATATACGTATGCATGGCGACTAGGTCTACTAAAAGTGAGTTCATCTCCTGCATTTATTAGAACACTGGAATTCTTCCTGATGGGTTTGCCATTTACTAGGACAGCTCCCTTGCTCTCTGAGCTCTCCAGTACAACTAGCATAGTGTCATCATCCTGATTATGGCCATAAAAAGCACAAGCTCAGAAACACAAGCATATAATTTAAGAACTAATGACAGGCTATGATAATGATTAAATCAGAACTGGAGCAGTATGCACCGCCATGATGCATTTACCTGCAAGAGTTTGATTTTGCACACGACGCTGCTAATGGATGGATCACGCAAGGACAAATTGCAGCTTCTCGTCCCACCAATTGTAAAGACCGAGCCACAAAGGGAAACGTGAGGATTCTGCacaagcaacaagaaaaaattcatCACCGTACTGCATATCGGCGCTTGACATGAAAAGTACGTTCAACAATAACCCTTGAACGCTGGTACTTGCTGTATGATCAACTCCAATTAGCAATTAATTAGAAGAAAAGTTCAAAAACATAACACACGGCATTAACTTCTTATATACCACCTAAGTATTGCACAAAACGACAAGCAATGTCATCCAGGCTAATCACCTAGTGCTCTCTAATATCTTcttcatca
This window of the Nymphaea colorata isolate Beijing-Zhang1983 chromosome 2, ASM883128v2, whole genome shotgun sequence genome carries:
- the LOC116247374 gene encoding uncharacterized protein LOC116247374 isoform X1; the encoded protein is MVSTRRSGSLSNSGGSAGKRPPSPTPGASSPENPHPPSKRSKGEAAARDRQAASLAGGNRELAAQTGDCAERASADPASAPGEGESSRSEPAAKNDGATQKAGAPVAPSAEGCGASPMVDKMKSSLKTWCSYQKRNSGASHAWGKLISQYPENPHVSLCGSVFTIGGTRSCNLSLRDPSISSVVCKIKLLQDDDTMLVVLESSESKGAVLVNGKPIRKNSSVLINAGDELTFSRPSRHAYIFQQISSENPSAASAPSGGLGEGHNKGLQLEARTKDPSDVAGASILASLSNLAQDLSDSSVHKNGAEPQLEPKRSSPPPTCTPFAKYPLVVDDCGRKSTSDEEFDSLVPPPDDKAEMLPESESEPHIDLENMGPETGSRTDNVKFSGINDSLRPILKMLTGVAGDLDLSRSLFNLVAEERGVLASQAPLGAGSANRFQAFKEQLLARVLDATESDVSFDNFPYYLSEATKNVLVASTFIHLKRKEFSKYALELSTISPRILLSGPSGSDIYQEMLSKALANHFGARLLIFDANSVLGGVSSKDMDSIKEGPRADKSCTCVKQRSGHSDATKGTAVPGSDTDTTGSASAATVAGFQSQLKQESAAPPVGSSKNCHFKAGDKVKFIGLLPSGYTSTLQPQSRGPSYGCRGKVLLPFEENSSSKIGVRFDKPISEGNNLGGICEEGHGFFCNVNDLRLEISAGEDMERLAIETLFEVVASESNKGPFILFMKDVEKSIAGNTESYAAFKSKLETLPDNVVVVGSHTQLDNRKEKSHPGGLLFTKFGNNQTALLDFAFPDSFGRLHDRGKEIPKTIKLLAKLFPNKITIQLPQDEALLVDWKQQLDRDVETLKAKGNLVHICSVLTRNNLECNDLEALCIKDQTLTSESAEKIVGWALSYHLMKNPDIEAKVTKITISSESILYGLEILQNIQTETKSLKKSLKDVVTENEFEKRLLADVIPPNDIGVSFDDIGALENVKDTLKELVMLPLQRPELFRKGQLTKPCKGILLFGPPGTGKTMLAKAVATESGANFINISMSSITSKWFGEGEKYVKAVFSLASKIAPSIIFVDEVDSLLGRRENPSEHEAMRKMKNEFMVNWDGLRTKDKERVMVLAATNRPFDLDEAVIRRLPRRLMVNLPDAPNRSKILKVILVKEELAPDVDFETLATMTQGYSGSDLKNLCVTAAHCPIRELLEKEKKEKALALAEGRPTPKLSSGADIRPLNMDDFKYAHEQVCASVSSESANMSELLQWNELYGEGGSRKKTSLPYFM